From Candidatus Kaelpia aquatica, a single genomic window includes:
- the typA gene encoding translational GTPase TypA, giving the protein MSNQKRRKDVRNIAIIAHVDHGKTTLVDALLKYTGAYDFKDGEATIMDSNPLEKERGITILSKNASLQYKGVQFNIVDTPGHADFGSEVERILKMVDGVLLLVDAFEGPMPQTKFVLKKSLELHLKPILVVNKLDRPHARPDEVASMTFDLFCELNATDEQLDFPIVYASGKDGYATLDLDEPRDSMKPLLETILHRVLPPIADPDLPFQMLVTMLDYDSYVGRIAIGRVSHGSISVGDPVALVKRDGTIAKGKATKIMKYQGLVRVEDNRATAGDIILISGIDDVEVGETLASADNPKGLPAIKIDEPTISMNFSHNTSPLSGKDGGRFLTSRHIRERLEHETMINVGIKVEEVVGAERLKVSGRGELHLEILIETMRREGYEMEVSRPEVILKKMGGQTLEPVEEVIIELENAYQGTVMQAIGSRKAQMRDIKTTSSGTHRMEFTIASRALIGFRSEFLVMTRGSGIMYQNFLEYQTYKGEMPSRQSGVLISHDNGNAVAYALFNLQARGEIFIDPGDKLYEGMIIGVNNKGTDLIVNALRGKKLTNMRASGKDDAIALIPPRQMTLEFALEFIEDDELVEITPKHIRLRKLHLTEVDRKRISRKAQSK; this is encoded by the coding sequence ATGTCAAATCAAAAACGAAGAAAAGACGTAAGAAACATAGCGATTATAGCACATGTTGACCACGGGAAGACTACCCTCGTAGATGCTCTTCTCAAATATACCGGTGCCTACGATTTTAAAGATGGTGAGGCTACCATAATGGACTCAAATCCTCTTGAGAAAGAGAGAGGCATTACTATTCTCTCTAAAAACGCTTCTCTGCAGTACAAGGGGGTCCAATTCAATATTGTTGATACACCTGGTCATGCTGATTTTGGCAGTGAGGTCGAACGTATTCTTAAAATGGTTGATGGCGTGCTTCTTCTTGTTGACGCCTTTGAGGGCCCCATGCCGCAGACTAAATTTGTTTTGAAGAAATCACTGGAGTTACATTTAAAACCAATACTTGTGGTAAATAAGCTTGATCGTCCTCATGCTCGTCCGGATGAAGTAGCAAGTATGACATTTGATCTTTTTTGCGAGCTGAATGCAACTGACGAACAGCTTGATTTTCCGATTGTTTACGCCTCAGGTAAGGATGGCTATGCAACTCTTGATCTTGATGAACCTAGAGACTCTATGAAGCCTCTTCTTGAGACTATCTTACATAGGGTGCTGCCGCCGATAGCTGACCCTGATCTGCCTTTTCAGATGCTGGTTACAATGCTTGATTATGACTCTTATGTTGGGCGAATTGCTATCGGGCGGGTTTCTCATGGATCTATCTCTGTCGGGGATCCTGTAGCACTTGTGAAACGTGATGGAACCATTGCTAAAGGCAAAGCGACTAAGATCATGAAATACCAAGGCTTAGTCCGTGTTGAGGACAATAGAGCTACGGCGGGAGATATTATACTGATCTCCGGAATAGATGATGTAGAAGTTGGAGAGACACTTGCATCTGCTGATAATCCAAAAGGATTGCCTGCCATTAAGATAGACGAGCCTACAATATCTATGAATTTTTCTCATAATACAAGCCCTCTCTCAGGTAAAGATGGCGGCAGATTTTTAACATCGCGACATATCCGAGAGCGCCTTGAGCATGAGACTATGATAAATGTTGGCATTAAAGTTGAAGAGGTTGTTGGAGCTGAGAGATTAAAAGTCTCAGGGCGTGGCGAGCTGCATCTTGAGATTTTAATTGAAACGATGCGCCGTGAAGGATATGAGATGGAAGTCTCGAGACCAGAGGTTATCTTAAAGAAGATGGGCGGTCAGACGCTTGAACCTGTTGAAGAGGTAATAATAGAGCTAGAGAATGCATACCAGGGTACTGTTATGCAAGCTATTGGATCCAGAAAAGCACAGATGCGCGACATAAAAACAACATCTTCTGGTACTCACCGTATGGAGTTTACTATCGCCTCAAGAGCCTTAATTGGCTTCAGGAGCGAGTTTTTAGTGATGACCCGAGGTAGTGGTATCATGTATCAGAATTTTCTTGAATATCAAACTTATAAAGGAGAGATGCCTAGTCGTCAGAGCGGCGTCCTTATCTCACATGACAATGGCAATGCAGTAGCATATGCGCTCTTTAACCTACAAGCACGCGGTGAAATATTTATTGACCCAGGAGATAAACTGTATGAAGGAATGATAATTGGAGTAAACAACAAAGGCACTGATCTTATTGTAAATGCCTTACGCGGGAAGAAACTAACCAATATGCGAGCTTCAGGTAAAGATGATGCAATTGCATTAATACCTCCGCGGCAGATGACCCTTGAGTTTGCTCTTGAGTTTATCGAGGACGATGAATTGGTTGAGATAACTCCCAAACATATAAGGCTTCGGAAATTGCATCTAACAGAAGTAGATCGCAAGCGGATAAGCCGTAAGGCGCAATCAAAATAA